ATACATGCTTGACATGTCAAAATTTACTTCTAAGTTTCTGCTAAGGTAGCTTTTTTCAGCCAGTCCAGAGAAAGTAAAAAGCTTGCTTAGTCAGCTCCTAATTTTTCCTGGTGTTTGCTAGTAAATCTATTGCAACCATTTCATTAGTAGTCAGGCATTCAAATCTACAGCTGCCGAGATGCTTAAAGCAGATACAGGAGACATATACTGGAACTATTTCATctgaaaagaaaaatgaaatgataatttaGCTGGCACAATAATCAACAATCTCATAGACTGTTGAAACAATAGCAGCTTCTGATGACACTCCTTCCAGCTTGATGATCATCCTCTGCGTGATTCACATAGAAATGAAACTCAAGGTTGCTATAGTCATCTTATTTAACAAGACTCCTCTCCTAGGCACAAGCACATGAGATCACAAACATGCGAAGACGCAGAATGCCTCTAACAACAAGACAATGGAGTGCAAGAAGTGTATAAGAACAAAAATCAACTAAGCTTTTCCCAAAGGTTCACTTTAGTTAAAGACTGACTCAAGATGCCTTAGCACAAGGAACAAATGCTGATATTTTACTCTAAAATTCCTAATTTCTGTTTAAAGCTCCAAAGGCATTTTAGGGGGCACACGATTTGTGTAAATCTGGAAAATAGTTGGCATAGCTTAAAGATTTATAATGCAAATTTTAGCTTGTTGACTGATGATTGTAAACTCCCATGTCCTAGGAACATGTTTTCCAAATTTACAGTTTAAAAGAATAGGTGAATGAGAATATGAGATAGAAATGTGAAAAATCTTCCAGTTGCATGCATtaaatatacagaaagaattttctaTCCTAGTAGATAACTAATGTTATGGGATCACAAGATGATAATGCCCATAATAATGTAGATACAATTAGAGAAAACTGAGAGATAATTGCCAATACCAGCAATGTCCAAATTGATGCCTATGGaataatatgattaaactcaaaaAATGTTGGATCTAAAGTCATCCATTCATTCACTACATAATTATTGAACTAAATTTAGCGATCAGTGACAGAAGTAAAACACAGGGAACTTGTTATCAGAAGCAACTGGTTTCTTGTGCATCTATTTTCCTTCATTACTATAAAATTATAGCACTGGGTTGCAACTTGCAAACTGCACAATAATGAAGcaaaatacaaacttgcaaagGAAGGTCAAGGAATCCAATAACAGTTAAGTCATCTCAGATTATTCTCAGAATCATCACTAAAGTCTGCCATAGAAATAGCCAACCTAAAATATGATTCTCTTAGTAAGTCAGGAGTCCGTGGAGCATTTAGTTTGAATTGAAAAAACTTGGTGAACTAAGATACATAATCAGGTTACTTAGTGTCTTTCAGTTTAATTTTTATAAATGCCATATTTGCAGGACCTTTTTCTGCAAAATTTTTGTTTGTCTTCAGTTAGTGTAGAAATTAATCAAACTAAAATATCTGTTACTTCTCAGAAGTGCTTCTGTTTTGAGCTCACCGGGTATCTAGCATGCAGAGGAAGTTCCAGTACAGTTTCATAGCCCCTCAAAGGATTCTCATGGCCAATATTCATGTGAACCTCAACAATTGATCTGTTGGAGAGTGCAGAGGGCAATTCCAAATTTGTGTCTCCGAAAACAGCAGCGTCCAAAAAAACTGCAAGAATTGATGAGGATGTAAAGGTTAGACAAAGAATAAAATAATTGGAAATGGTTTGTAGTGCACTTTTTGTTGTTGACCTTTGCGGTGGACAAGATGCTGTAGCTCAAATAAATCAGCAAAAACACCGATTGGAAGTCTCTCGATTATTACTGCTTTGCAGTTGTGAAAAGACCTAATGTATGATCTGTTCATGAATTTCAAGGTGGATATTAAGTGACGATGAGATCCTTCACCATGAAGTCGTCGCTGGAGATCTGATAGTTGAAGCAAGCTAATTTCACTAGCCATCCCTTTACAGAAGTCACCGGAACTAAACTCTCCAGATAGATAATCATGACAATCTGAATCAAACAGGCTTTTctgttgtgcaaagtatgaactagTAAGATATGCTTCAGAGACTGGCCAACAGCCAACAAGTCTCTGACTGCTTTTTCCAACATGGTCAGAAATCTTATTATAACTGTCCACCTGGCACAAATACGACAATACAGAGCTCAAGATAGTCTGTGGATGAAAGTAACTGCCAAAATAATGATAGACACAAATATTATGTgaccaaattaaaaaaataacaaaaatgatCATTCTAAATAAAATGTAAACAAAAAACTTAAAACTCCAAATTATGTGAAAAAGCAAGTGAAGCTGGATGAGACTTCCTGCAGTCAATGCCAGATACTTCAGCACAAAATTGTAAACAAGCTAACCTTCACATGTGAGCTTTTGTGAATGATCTGTGCTAATGCTACAGTAATATAACATACCAGAACAAAGATTTTGTAAACACAGGTAGCATCATGGTTTCTGTAGTATAGTTGTCGATACTAACAGTTACAGACTCACTTTTATTGTGCACTGGGGATATTTTGCATTCAATTAAGGTATGTATTAAAGTTCTTATAGTTTTGAGCACACTCAGTGGCAGTTAAGTATTAGACATCTTTTGCCCCTTAACTCTGCAATTAACTTGACAAAATCCTactagatatcataatcctactgGATATCATGTGTGTTTAACTTTAGAAAAGCAATAGGAGGCTATTCATTTTGAATTGTTAATATTCTGTATCATAAGGAGATTTGCTAGCTTTCCTTGAGCAAGGACCATTTTTTTGGCATTGCTATATTATCCATCATATTGAGATTCTTTAGTTCTCTTCATAATATGAAGTGTTCAATCTTGTGAatagaataataattttatcagaaTCAAAGATGCAAAGTTCTCAATTTTGGATAGATCACTGCCCTTTCCATTAGATTAGTAGAACTTCGCCGATACCCTTAGGAAAGCAAATGCTAATAAAATACTGAATGATAGCAATAACCATCGGCAAAACAACCATGAGACATAACAATAGAACTAAACAAAGAAATCTTCTGTAATCCTGACCTTGATAAGTGATGAAACGATGAAGATAAGACCAAATACCATAAGTTTCTGGTCTCTAAGATGCCATAGGATGTCCCTAATGAATGATAACATCTCTGTAAAGAAAGGCATTAAATTGATGTTAGTACAGATATGACTAATTATGGTTTAAAAGTTGAACAACCTAAAGATCTTTAGACGGATATAAAAGAGATAGAAGAATGGAAAGGGTGTGATGAAGTGGGTCAGAGAGGAATAGGACTCCTTTCATTAAATCTAATGCTACTCCTAATCGTTGCAAGTTGGTCTACTCCTGATGGTAGATAAGGACTTACAGTAGAACTTCGCCGATACACTAAAAACTAACGTACAAGTATTGCCTATatcatatctatttattttctttctGATCTTATTTGAACAAGACTTTAGTATTCcaaaatcttcattttcttccttcttcctttaaTGAATCTTAGTTCTACCTTTGAAGGCTTGCCAGAGCAGCCATGTTTTATTGCTTCCGTTCTGTGTCACGGCACATCTTGCAATCTGCACTTTGTGGATTTTGCCTAAGACATGATGCAGATAGTCCTTCAACAAAAACTATAAACAGGTAAGGGGACAAGGATCCGCTTGCCTTTAACCTCTCTCCATCCTGAGAATCTCAACGGAAAGCGACAGAACGAGTAGAAACATAGCCCGTCACCAGTCCAATGTTAATGAAATATAAATTTTCTCGTATCATTTCAAGGGCTACTCTATTCTACCATAAATTTTGAAGCATGACAAAACTCTAAAGCACTATGACATCTTTTATTATAGCTTCCAGACTTCATG
The window above is part of the Musa acuminata AAA Group cultivar baxijiao chromosome BXJ2-6, Cavendish_Baxijiao_AAA, whole genome shotgun sequence genome. Proteins encoded here:
- the LOC135614136 gene encoding uncharacterized protein LOC135614136 is translated as MLSFIRDILWHLRDQKLMVFGLIFIVSSLIKVDSYNKISDHVGKSSQRLVGCWPVSEAYLTSSYFAQQKSLFDSDCHDYLSGEFSSGDFCKGMASEISLLQLSDLQRRLHGEGSHRHLISTLKFMNRSYIRSFHNCKAVIIERLPIGVFADLFELQHLVHRKVFLDAAVFGDTNLELPSALSNRSIVEVHMNIGHENPLRGYETVLELPLHARYPPLDDSGYAEVQLGHPDLFLHCRSKEAQSEPCLWRLTEVNAGPAKAVMWRVPSGNDAHRGIVSSVTFVSALVCALSIVVSAITSRNKDVRRSR